The segment TGGAAGTGCGTCACGGGGCTGAGGACGCTTAGCATGCCGCCATCCTGCGCGTGCTCTTTCAGCAGGCTCGCCTGGCACACCACCATATTCATCGCATCCTCAAGGCTGAGTACCCCGGCCACGGTCGCCGCGACGTATTCGCCCAGGCTGTAGCCCAGCACGTCGTCAGGTTCGATCCCTTCGGCCTGAAGCAGGCTGGTCAGACTGAAACCGAGGCTGAACAGCGCCGCATGGGAGAGCATCACATCAGAGAGTGGATTTCGCCGCCGGGCCTCGTCATAGAGCGGTGCCAGCAGGCTGCTGCCGGTATGCTGGTGAAACAGGGCATCACACCTCTCCATGGCGCTGCGGAACGCGCTGTTTTGCTGATAAAGTTCCAGGCCCATGCCGTAATACTGCGATCCCTGCCCGCTATACATAAACACCAGGCGCGGCCTGCCCGGCACGGCGTTGGCATCCGCTGTCGCTGGCTGCGTCGACTGGGCATTCGGTGCTGCTGCGCCCGCTGGCTGCGTCGACTGGGCATTCGGTGCTGCTGCACCTGCTGGCTGCGTCGACTGCGTACCCGGTGCTGCTGTACCCGCTGGCAGTGCCATCGGCTGCGCTTTGATTTTTGCGAACAGCTGGGTTAGTACCTGACCCGGCCCGATCTCGCTCTGCTCGACGTCACCCTGCGCCAGCAGGCGCGAAAGACTTTCGTACCAGCGCACCGGCTGGCTTATCTGCCGCGTCAGCAGCGGCAGATAATCAGTCTGCGGATAGGGAAGGGACGTGTAGTTGGAAATCACGCGCGCCGTGAGCGGATGAAAGGTAAAGCCCGAGGCCGCCTCGCTGAACTGCGCTTCGATATCGTGCATATAGCGGGAGTGAAACGCGGCGCTGACGTTCAGCTTCACAAAGCGCGCTCCGGCCCCGGTGAACAGCGACTCACAGCCAGCGATGTCGTCGTACAGGCCAGAAATCACCGTCTGCTGGGCGCAGTTTACGTTGGCGATATCAATGCCGGAAAAGGATGAGGAGGCCAGCAGTTCAGCCACTTGCAGTCGATCGATGCCGAGGATCGCCGCCATTGCGCCACGCGGTGCCGCTGACATCAGCGCGCCGCGCGCCTTCACCAGCGACACGCCGGTAGCAAAGTCAAAGGCCCCGGCGGCGAACAGCGCGGCAAACTCACCCAGACTGTGGCCCGCGTAGGCGTCAGGCAGCATCAGGCCCGCTTCGCGCTTTGCCAGAAACCCAAGCGCGGAAACTGCAAAGAGCGCGGGCTGGGTGAATGCGGTTTCGTTCAGCACGCCCTGCGGGTCATCAAGGCAGAGCTCGCGCAGCGAATAACCGAGCACGCTGTCGGCTTCGTCGACCCGCGTGGGAAAACGATCGAACAGCGCCTTTCCCATCCCTTTATGCTGCGATCCCTGACCGGGAAATACCCAAATTGAAGAAGACATGAGTCGCCTATTACCTTTTCCCAGAATAATAACCAGGCGCCGCCTGGTTATTCCGTCACTAGCCTGTGGCTCAGGACCCGAATGCAGAGGCTTGCGCCTCCGCAGGCAGGTGCTGTTGAATAACCCGAATCAGGTCGCCCAGCGTGTAGATATCCCGCTTCTCGCCATCATTGACTCTGATGTTTAGCTGCTTCTCGATGCCGTACCAGGCTTCGAGCATCTCCACCGAGTTCACCCCCAGCTCACCGCCGAGGAATGACTCCATATCCACCGTTTCGGGCGTAAAGCCGGTCTTCATAATCTCGTTGATGATGTCGAGCACCACGGCCAAAAGCTCCTGCTGACTGCGCATTTCAATCCCTCTTTATCAGTGTTTAAATCGCATCGAATTCGCGTGCGGCATCAAGGATGATCTCTACCGCCTGGTCTATCTCTTCCCGCGTATGGGAGGACATCAGCGACAGCCTCAGCCGCTCTTTATCGGGCGGAACCATCGGGTATTCCATGATGTTGGCGAACAGGCCTCGCTCATAAATCAGACGATTGATATTCCCGGCCACGCCGCTTTTACTGAAGAAAATGGGGATAATCCCGGCTTCGCCGCGAATGATATTGAAGCCGTTTGATTCCAGCCGATCCTGCATGTAGCGGACATTCTCATGCAGGCGCGCCATGCGTTCAGGCTCGTTTTCCATCACATCCAGCGCGGCAGAAATGGCCGCCACGGTCGGCTGTGCCAGACCCGAGGTAAACAGATAGGGATAGGAGAAGTTGCGCAGCATAAAGATGTACTCATTGCTGCCGGACACAAAGGCGCCCTGCGCGCCGAGCGACTTACTGCAGGTAGACATCCGCAGGTCGACCTGACCCAGCAGATCGAGATGCTCAAGCGTGCCCTTGCCGGAGCGTCCCAGCGTACCCAGGCCGTGCGCGTCATCGAGGATGGTGATGATGTCGTTTTTGCGACAGATCTCAATGTAGCGCTTAAGATCGATGATCGAACCGTCCGTGGAGCGAACGCCCTCGACGGTTGAGAAGATCTGCGCACCCGGTTTGGATCGCTCGCGAATTTTCGGCAGCAGCGCTTCAAACTCATCAAGACGTTCCGGATCGAAGGTGAAGAAAGGCACGCCGGTCATCCTGATGGCATTCACCACGCTGGCGTGGCTGTTCTGGTCATAGATGATGATATCGTTACGATTCATCAGCCCGTTCACCCAGCAGAGGTTGGCCATATAGCCGCTGGGTAGCAGTACGGCATCCTGATGCCCGGCCAGCGCGGCCAGGCGTTTTTCCAGCGCCTTATGCTGTCGGGTGTAGCCTGAAAATGCGGGCGATCCCCCGGTGCCGATGCCATATTTCTCTACCGCGTCAATCACCTTCGCTTTGATATAGGGATGGTTAGCCATGCCAAGATAGCTGTTCGATCCAAATACCAGCACGTCGCGGAAGGTCTCGTCGCGCAGATCCTTATACTGCATCCTCGCATCGACCGGTCCCGAACCCTCGCGCCCTATCATCAGGCCCTTTTCGACCTCTTTCTGGTACGCGCTATATTTCAGTTCGACGCGCTCCCTGAAGGGTTTGCGCTCAAGTTCAATCAGTTCACGGAAATCCATTAATACGACACCTTAGAGGGTTACTCTTTCACGGAGGATGTTTCAGGTTGCCCGGATGCAATAAAGCCATTGGCCTCATACCAGGAGGCACAGTCGCTTACCATTCGGCGCAGGGAAGTGGGCTGATAGCCCAGTTCGCGCTCTGCTTTGGCGCTGCTGAAGTAATAAACCCCGCCGAATACGCGCAGACGATAGGCATCGACTACCGGTTCGCCGCGCACCAGCCAGGGGAGTTTTTCCTGCAACAGCGTTTTCAGCCAGAAACGCGAATAATGGGTTTGCGGGATATCCACCTTACGCAGCAGGACCGATTCGATTTTGGCGATCAGCTCGGTATAGTGCGCGTTGGTTCCGGCAATGATGTAGTTCTCGCCGCTGCGACCGCGCGTCAGCGCGCTG is part of the Erwinia sp. HDF1-3R genome and harbors:
- the fabD gene encoding ACP S-malonyltransferase, coding for MSSSIWVFPGQGSQHKGMGKALFDRFPTRVDEADSVLGYSLRELCLDDPQGVLNETAFTQPALFAVSALGFLAKREAGLMLPDAYAGHSLGEFAALFAAGAFDFATGVSLVKARGALMSAAPRGAMAAILGIDRLQVAELLASSSFSGIDIANVNCAQQTVISGLYDDIAGCESLFTGAGARFVKLNVSAAFHSRYMHDIEAQFSEAASGFTFHPLTARVISNYTSLPYPQTDYLPLLTRQISQPVRWYESLSRLLAQGDVEQSEIGPGQVLTQLFAKIKAQPMALPAGTAAPGTQSTQPAGAAAPNAQSTQPAGAAAPNAQSTQPATADANAVPGRPRLVFMYSGQGSQYYGMGLELYQQNSAFRSAMERCDALFHQHTGSSLLAPLYDEARRRNPLSDVMLSHAALFSLGFSLTSLLQAEGIEPDDVLGYSLGEYVAATVAGVLSLEDAMNMVVCQASLLKEHAQDGGMLSVLSPVTHFHQHPEIYQGSELASINFQKNFVVSGERASLLAVKQRLSQQGIVSLLLPVEHAFHSSGVDAIEQAFCAFAHTLTCHPARLPVYSVMQGTSVERWDSNRFWRVVREPADFYGLVNGMPGRENTCFIDLGPAGTLSTFLKYGFADRLQHRAAINQFGRNVETVSALVNSVKSLSGWSEREQGA
- a CDS encoding acyl carrier protein, which produces MRSQQELLAVVLDIINEIMKTGFTPETVDMESFLGGELGVNSVEMLEAWYGIEKQLNIRVNDGEKRDIYTLGDLIRVIQQHLPAEAQASAFGS
- a CDS encoding aminotransferase class I/II-fold pyridoxal phosphate-dependent enzyme; amino-acid sequence: MDFRELIELERKPFRERVELKYSAYQKEVEKGLMIGREGSGPVDARMQYKDLRDETFRDVLVFGSNSYLGMANHPYIKAKVIDAVEKYGIGTGGSPAFSGYTRQHKALEKRLAALAGHQDAVLLPSGYMANLCWVNGLMNRNDIIIYDQNSHASVVNAIRMTGVPFFTFDPERLDEFEALLPKIRERSKPGAQIFSTVEGVRSTDGSIIDLKRYIEICRKNDIITILDDAHGLGTLGRSGKGTLEHLDLLGQVDLRMSTCSKSLGAQGAFVSGSNEYIFMLRNFSYPYLFTSGLAQPTVAAISAALDVMENEPERMARLHENVRYMQDRLESNGFNIIRGEAGIIPIFFSKSGVAGNINRLIYERGLFANIMEYPMVPPDKERLRLSLMSSHTREEIDQAVEIILDAAREFDAI